A section of the Cuniculiplasma divulgatum genome encodes:
- a CDS encoding FAD-binding protein — protein sequence MKVLVFAKQVPDVNSIRFDPATNRIVRENVPLSMNSFDRKAVEEAIRMKEKFGFHTVVASMGPPQAADILNESLRMGADEAYLITDRKFGGSDTLATSRILAEFAERIKPDIILAGRYSLDGETSQVPPEVATMLGYSFRSSVSKIDIDTAENTIVVDQDRENGIERYHVKIPAVLSVSEKINRARAVKPDVPDMGDRVVIVDSAWLGLDIDGREYSPTVVTGTRSMESSRKVSMLDFDDKVYGRIIELMKSARSKSSGGSTEFHMPPYVNGNPLVLGVAVGDAQTAMEIASRISQMALQHPMNVAVIGNIPADKLRGIPCHDLYYVDSRDYISLAGSIIDFIRQYEPAYIVFPSNSDGRDVASVVAAKLGLGLTADCVDLQVEDGRLIQYKPAFGGSIIASIYSRKTPAMATVRPGMFRSVRSSEEPRIQQFPPGHGSGQELIETIPVPSEYRPLNSSDAVIAIGRGIKKRDSVRDVLKLADALNASVGATRPMVDMNFLPRQQQVGLTGMSISPAFYIALGISGQANHVVGIRYAGKVLAVNSDPAAEIFKYSDYGIVCDVNEFIDGFLSYLGKNPWKE from the coding sequence ATGAAGGTTCTGGTTTTTGCAAAGCAGGTCCCGGATGTGAACAGCATCAGGTTCGATCCAGCTACAAACAGGATTGTCAGGGAAAACGTTCCACTCTCAATGAATTCATTTGACAGGAAGGCTGTTGAGGAAGCCATCAGGATGAAGGAGAAATTTGGCTTTCACACCGTGGTTGCAAGCATGGGGCCTCCACAGGCTGCCGACATACTGAACGAATCCCTGAGGATGGGAGCAGATGAAGCTTATCTCATAACAGACAGGAAGTTCGGAGGTTCAGATACGCTGGCAACATCAAGGATACTTGCTGAATTTGCAGAAAGGATAAAACCAGACATAATCCTCGCAGGCAGATATTCACTTGATGGTGAAACGTCGCAGGTACCGCCTGAGGTCGCGACAATGCTTGGATACAGCTTCAGGTCATCGGTTTCAAAAATTGATATTGATACGGCGGAGAATACCATTGTTGTTGATCAGGACCGTGAAAATGGGATTGAGAGGTACCACGTCAAAATTCCTGCAGTGCTTTCCGTGAGTGAAAAGATAAACAGGGCAAGGGCGGTGAAGCCTGATGTTCCTGACATGGGGGATCGCGTAGTCATAGTTGATTCGGCATGGCTCGGCCTTGACATAGACGGCAGGGAATACAGCCCCACTGTGGTGACCGGCACAAGATCAATGGAGAGTTCCAGAAAGGTTTCAATGCTTGACTTTGACGATAAAGTATATGGCAGGATCATTGAACTGATGAAATCAGCAAGATCCAAGTCTTCGGGGGGTAGCACAGAATTCCATATGCCGCCATATGTGAACGGGAATCCTCTTGTGCTGGGGGTTGCGGTTGGCGATGCGCAGACGGCAATGGAGATTGCGTCAAGAATCTCCCAGATGGCCCTGCAGCATCCCATGAATGTGGCCGTGATTGGAAACATTCCTGCAGATAAATTGAGAGGGATTCCCTGCCATGACCTCTACTATGTGGATTCACGGGACTACATATCCCTGGCTGGCTCAATAATTGATTTCATAAGGCAGTATGAACCTGCATACATTGTGTTTCCATCCAATTCCGACGGAAGGGATGTAGCTTCTGTGGTAGCGGCAAAACTTGGCCTGGGCCTCACCGCTGACTGCGTTGATCTGCAGGTGGAAGATGGAAGGCTCATCCAGTACAAGCCCGCCTTCGGAGGCAGCATAATCGCAAGCATATACTCAAGGAAAACTCCCGCAATGGCCACCGTCAGACCGGGAATGTTCAGGAGCGTCAGATCTTCTGAAGAACCAAGAATCCAACAGTTTCCACCAGGCCATGGATCAGGACAGGAACTCATTGAGACCATACCCGTACCTTCAGAATACAGGCCCCTCAATTCAAGTGATGCCGTGATAGCCATAGGGAGGGGCATAAAGAAGCGAGATTCGGTCAGGGATGTGCTGAAACTTGCAGATGCGCTGAATGCATCGGTGGGTGCCACAAGGCCTATGGTTGACATGAATTTTCTTCCCAGGCAGCAGCAGGTTGGGCTCACAGGAATGTCCATCTCGCCCGCCTTCTATATTGCCCTTGGCATATCGGGCCAGGCGAATCATGTGGTGGGCATAAGGTACGCCGGGAAAGTTCTCGCCGTGAACAGTGATCCAGCCGCAGAGATATTCAAATATTCGGATTACGGCATTGTCTGTGATGTGAATGAGTTCATTGATGGATTCCTGAGCTATCTCGGGAAGAATCCGTGGAAAGAATGA
- a CDS encoding cyclase family protein, whose protein sequence is MIDISLPLDWNLITYPGDARYEHYDYMTHEKNGVHITRVIMETHSGTHIDAPFHALPNGGTMSSIPLEHLNGPATVVEVNGNAINAQDIPGTVEKRVLFKTKNSGLYDSFHEDFCYISESAGKRLVDLGVETVGIDYLSIEQFGTKGMKVHKILLEKGIAIIEGLMLKDVKPGRYELMCLPIRIDTDGAPCRAVLK, encoded by the coding sequence ATGATCGATATATCATTGCCACTGGATTGGAACCTGATCACGTATCCCGGAGATGCAAGGTACGAGCATTACGACTACATGACCCATGAGAAGAATGGAGTGCACATCACCAGGGTCATAATGGAAACCCATTCCGGCACACATATAGATGCGCCGTTCCACGCTCTGCCCAATGGAGGAACCATGTCATCCATACCCCTGGAACACCTCAACGGTCCTGCAACCGTCGTGGAAGTTAACGGTAATGCCATCAATGCTCAGGATATTCCAGGCACCGTGGAGAAGAGAGTGCTGTTCAAGACAAAGAATTCGGGCCTTTATGACAGTTTCCATGAGGATTTCTGCTACATTTCAGAGAGTGCAGGAAAAAGGCTTGTTGATCTTGGAGTGGAAACGGTAGGTATTGATTACCTGTCCATTGAGCAGTTTGGAACAAAGGGAATGAAAGTTCACAAGATACTGCTGGAGAAAGGAATTGCCATAATAGAGGGACTGATGCTGAAGGACGTGAAGCCAGGCAGATACGAACTCATGTGCCTGCCTATAAGGATAGACACGGATGGCGCCCCCTGCAGGGCAGTCCTGAAGTAA
- a CDS encoding S53 family serine peptidase yields MNGSRSTRIAVTVLAVAMAFLMVNSAFQQHDTVSASPLPAFSHVSDSLQALVNVPFLGKVVNGSSPYTGKEQIVVILNYSNESRLQSFLHNLSDPSSPQYRHYMTADQFYANFSPSAAEYDRAVAYFRSAGMVNITTFQGRNTIAMSGSSQAISNAFHTNLVGASENGSMVTGPSSSPELPKWLSSQVYDIVGLGTSPQLSFSLNVEGELKQLETVRTDTAGGYPKVGYLSNGAEALYGTYMQVAYNETQLFGSHYDRGEVIATLLWSGNYTNSKGITTYTAPFNPSDITKYFQDSYPKYPNGTYSEPFPTVTGVPIDGAPAPGVSAEKDTSGATIENTLDLEMAGSLAPGAQIYNIYGPQASTTDLTQAFATALNFQNLTVISNSWGGSDGTDSTWNTYLQEAQARGITVLASSGDSADNTSSPKYAGPPDMVQFPSSIGYNTFGVTAVGGTNVTVNTTTLKVQEQGAWYMPSPGNTVGSTGGISTVYHEPSWQTNSSANTVLKGAGRGVPDIAALANNTLIYYSNTTASGLFVVSGTSVSSPVEAGIIATMDAYLNASAEAPLGFVDPLIYKLGTGQYDPAFLKESRLTRSPFYNVSYGRNSLYNVTPGYNLVTGWGSINAYNFIQDSNIKRYNVSFVETGLKAGTGWSVSIVGRSFLSGADSRYVNLSLPNGTFQYEIPHVGSMVGVPPQSSINITGRNVTVHIIFKYGYVVNFTQSGLPANDTWELNAWNYSRQYSGYSAALYFPNGSYNYTGMPADPNYYGQSGNFTVNGKTLDISMKFRHGQFNVSFIESGLPANQEWSVMAQNSTSNQTLSGTTDNITFYLYGGQYTFYMFPSGYDAPNISVVSLNTNGQNQTVYVNYSYGYFVTFRETGLSSGTLWGISFHGLTNMTTGQTVTFEVPNGTYRYDVRGSTTPNGPSSGYVNVSGSNQSVVISYQPPKSFFQTEVLYLVLLFFGIVLLVSGVSLIRRKH; encoded by the coding sequence ATGAATGGAAGCAGGTCAACCAGGATAGCGGTAACAGTATTGGCTGTTGCCATGGCTTTTCTCATGGTCAACTCTGCTTTCCAGCAGCATGATACCGTTTCTGCATCGCCTTTGCCTGCTTTTTCCCATGTTTCCGACTCACTTCAGGCACTCGTAAATGTCCCGTTCCTGGGCAAGGTTGTGAATGGATCCTCGCCATACACGGGAAAGGAGCAGATAGTGGTGATCCTGAACTACAGCAATGAGAGCAGGCTGCAGTCTTTCCTTCACAATCTTTCTGATCCTTCCAGCCCTCAATATCGCCATTACATGACTGCGGATCAGTTTTACGCCAATTTCTCACCATCTGCAGCTGAATACGACAGGGCAGTTGCCTACTTCAGGTCTGCCGGCATGGTGAACATAACAACATTCCAGGGCAGGAACACCATCGCAATGTCAGGAAGCAGCCAGGCCATAAGCAATGCATTCCATACAAACCTGGTGGGCGCATCTGAGAACGGTTCCATGGTTACGGGGCCCTCGTCCAGCCCAGAGCTTCCAAAGTGGCTGTCGTCTCAGGTTTATGACATAGTGGGCCTTGGCACATCCCCGCAGCTTTCCTTCAGCCTGAATGTGGAAGGTGAGCTGAAACAGCTTGAGACTGTCAGAACAGACACCGCAGGGGGATATCCTAAGGTTGGGTATCTCAGCAACGGTGCCGAAGCGCTCTACGGTACTTACATGCAGGTGGCTTACAACGAAACCCAGTTATTCGGCAGCCATTATGACAGAGGTGAGGTCATAGCCACCCTTTTATGGTCAGGCAACTATACAAACAGCAAAGGGATCACAACTTATACAGCCCCCTTCAATCCATCTGATATAACAAAATACTTTCAGGATTCATATCCTAAGTATCCCAACGGAACGTATTCTGAGCCATTCCCAACGGTGACTGGGGTGCCAATAGACGGCGCCCCTGCACCAGGTGTTTCAGCAGAGAAGGACACCTCAGGAGCGACAATCGAGAACACTCTTGATCTTGAGATGGCTGGAAGCCTTGCACCTGGAGCCCAGATATACAACATATACGGCCCTCAGGCAAGCACAACAGATCTGACGCAGGCCTTTGCCACTGCGCTGAATTTTCAGAACCTCACGGTCATATCCAATTCCTGGGGTGGGTCAGACGGGACTGATTCCACATGGAACACATATCTGCAGGAGGCTCAGGCTCGAGGCATAACAGTTCTGGCCAGCAGCGGAGATTCGGCAGATAATACAAGCAGCCCCAAATATGCCGGCCCGCCGGACATGGTGCAGTTCCCTTCATCCATAGGATACAATACCTTCGGAGTAACGGCAGTGGGAGGCACAAACGTTACAGTAAATACCACAACGCTGAAAGTCCAGGAACAGGGCGCGTGGTATATGCCTTCTCCAGGCAATACCGTTGGCTCAACCGGAGGAATAAGTACCGTATACCATGAGCCATCCTGGCAGACCAATTCGTCCGCCAATACTGTGCTGAAGGGAGCTGGGAGAGGAGTGCCTGACATTGCAGCCCTTGCCAACAATACGCTTATTTATTATTCCAACACCACGGCAAGCGGTCTGTTCGTGGTCTCAGGAACAAGCGTTTCATCGCCCGTTGAAGCCGGAATTATCGCAACAATGGATGCATACCTCAACGCCAGTGCAGAGGCTCCATTGGGATTCGTTGATCCCCTGATATACAAACTTGGAACCGGTCAGTACGATCCAGCATTCCTGAAGGAGTCCCGGCTGACCCGATCGCCGTTCTACAATGTGTCATACGGCAGAAACAGCCTGTACAATGTAACACCGGGCTACAATCTTGTCACTGGCTGGGGTTCAATAAATGCATACAACTTCATACAGGACAGCAACATCAAAAGATATAACGTATCCTTTGTTGAGACAGGTCTCAAAGCAGGTACAGGCTGGTCTGTAAGCATTGTGGGCAGATCGTTTCTTTCAGGCGCTGACAGCAGGTACGTCAATTTGAGCCTCCCCAACGGGACATTCCAGTACGAGATACCTCATGTTGGAAGCATGGTGGGGGTTCCCCCGCAGTCGTCAATAAATATCACTGGCAGAAACGTAACAGTTCACATTATCTTCAAATATGGATATGTGGTGAATTTCACACAGTCGGGGCTTCCAGCAAATGATACATGGGAACTTAATGCGTGGAATTACAGTCGCCAGTATTCAGGTTATAGTGCAGCACTGTATTTTCCAAACGGGTCATATAATTATACCGGAATGCCCGCTGATCCGAATTATTACGGCCAGTCCGGTAACTTCACCGTTAATGGCAAGACCCTTGACATCTCCATGAAATTCCGGCATGGGCAGTTCAATGTTTCCTTTATAGAGAGTGGCCTCCCTGCCAACCAGGAATGGAGTGTGATGGCCCAGAACAGCACTTCAAACCAGACACTATCTGGAACAACGGACAATATAACCTTCTACCTGTATGGAGGGCAGTACACATTCTACATGTTCCCATCCGGCTACGATGCCCCTAATATATCTGTGGTGTCACTGAACACCAACGGCCAGAATCAGACTGTATACGTGAACTACAGCTATGGTTATTTTGTGACATTCAGGGAAACTGGCCTCTCTTCCGGGACATTATGGGGAATTTCCTTCCACGGGCTTACAAACATGACCACCGGCCAGACGGTAACTTTCGAGGTGCCAAACGGCACCTACAGGTATGATGTGCGTGGCAGCACAACTCCAAACGGTCCATCTTCAGGATACGTGAACGTATCAGGAAGCAACCAGAGTGTTGTCATCAGCTACCAGCCACCGAAATCATTTTTCCAGACTGAGGTTCTTTACCTTGTGCTTCTGTTCTTCGGAATAGTTCTTCTGGTAAGTGGTGTGTCCCTCATAAGGAGGAAACACTGA
- a CDS encoding class I adenylate-forming enzyme family protein, with translation MVESTVTGEEGWLGGIRSIYSILHDAESHNTSFPIIIYHGKHVTYHSLLSMADSMAETLRKKFSVKKGDRIGIALPLSPQFMVTFFAAMKIGAVAVPMDHLLTTWEMENVIHFTGIKVLVAVYTADITVKQESGISGIILTRLQEFLPFEKAVSVTAGQIAKSVKLATTGVTTAWFSEMIFEPRGEEEQVDLEADPAVMFVFPSIDGDLRGITYSGSNLLNSIAGMRENLRIPKRRFRIASSTPVFSPSGFQLSVMLPAVLGGTVICAYERNDYERLARLCSLFDCDYVCGMPNDIYSMADENVPLQGSKSLKGALCPSYLMNDGIRSMFQEKFKVPVLEYYDVPEMTGITHMQPADRNQIRQGSVGRPLRGVTQKIVDEATGEDLEHGKVGLLLLGGNQITRGYFPAEGTEGNFSGNMLKTGDMARIDEDGYLYVTDYHREFLISRDVIVSPGEIEKFLSQVEGVSEAAVIGLDTGQGDQKIVAVVVPASGKDVSIDRLREACESRLSKEKVPAEFYLRDSMPKSISGRTLKRILIEEQTLKK, from the coding sequence ATGGTGGAAAGCACAGTTACTGGTGAGGAAGGCTGGCTGGGCGGAATACGTTCAATTTACTCCATCCTCCACGACGCTGAATCCCATAACACAAGTTTTCCCATAATAATTTACCACGGAAAACATGTCACATATCACAGCCTGCTCTCAATGGCTGATTCCATGGCAGAAACACTCAGGAAGAAGTTTTCAGTGAAGAAAGGAGACAGGATAGGGATTGCTCTGCCGCTGTCTCCGCAGTTCATGGTGACGTTCTTTGCTGCAATGAAGATAGGCGCAGTTGCAGTTCCCATGGATCACCTCCTGACGACATGGGAGATGGAGAATGTCATACATTTCACAGGCATCAAGGTGCTTGTGGCAGTCTACACCGCCGATATAACGGTGAAACAGGAAAGCGGAATATCCGGAATTATACTAACAAGACTGCAGGAATTCCTGCCGTTTGAGAAAGCCGTATCGGTCACGGCAGGGCAGATTGCCAAATCCGTTAAGCTCGCCACCACAGGGGTGACCACTGCATGGTTCAGTGAAATGATATTTGAGCCCAGAGGCGAGGAGGAGCAGGTGGATCTGGAAGCAGACCCGGCGGTAATGTTTGTCTTTCCGTCCATAGATGGCGATCTGAGGGGCATAACTTACAGCGGTTCAAACCTCCTGAACTCCATAGCCGGCATGAGGGAGAATCTCAGGATACCAAAGAGAAGATTCAGGATTGCTTCATCCACACCTGTTTTCTCTCCTTCGGGCTTTCAGTTATCAGTAATGCTTCCTGCCGTTCTGGGCGGAACAGTAATATGCGCGTACGAAAGGAATGATTATGAAAGATTGGCCAGGCTGTGCAGCCTCTTTGACTGCGACTATGTATGCGGAATGCCGAACGACATATACTCAATGGCTGATGAGAACGTTCCGCTGCAGGGATCAAAGAGCCTCAAGGGAGCTCTCTGCCCCTCATATCTCATGAACGATGGAATCAGATCAATGTTCCAGGAGAAATTCAAGGTCCCGGTGCTTGAATACTACGATGTGCCGGAGATGACCGGCATCACCCACATGCAGCCCGCAGACAGGAACCAGATAAGGCAGGGAAGTGTGGGTCGGCCTCTCAGGGGAGTTACACAGAAAATAGTGGATGAGGCCACAGGGGAAGACCTGGAACACGGCAAGGTTGGCCTTCTCCTTCTTGGGGGCAATCAGATAACCAGGGGATATTTTCCAGCAGAGGGCACTGAAGGAAATTTTTCCGGCAATATGCTGAAGACAGGAGACATGGCAAGGATAGACGAGGACGGTTACCTTTACGTAACGGATTATCACAGGGAATTTCTCATATCAAGGGATGTCATCGTCAGTCCGGGAGAAATTGAGAAATTCCTTTCTCAGGTCGAAGGAGTATCTGAGGCCGCGGTTATCGGCCTGGACACGGGGCAGGGAGACCAGAAAATAGTTGCTGTGGTGGTACCTGCCAGTGGAAAAGATGTTTCAATAGACAGACTCAGGGAAGCGTGCGAAAGCAGGCTTTCAAAGGAGAAGGTTCCAGCAGAGTTCTACCTCAGAGATTCCATGCCAAAGAGCATAAGCGGAAGAACACTGAAGAGGATACTCATAGAGGAACAGACCTTGAAGAAATAG
- a CDS encoding branched-chain amino acid transaminase, giving the protein MPGKVWLDGKIVDYDSARVPILTHSLQYGTGIFEGIRAYENSGVASIFRLSDHVKRFLDTARVYHMNLGFSPSDLEEAIIEVVRANALKACYIRPFAYYASDDISLSTKGKRVSVAVAAVPFGQYFGDKLSQGVKCRVSSWRRINSDILPVQAKASGNYLNSIIASMDVEGTDFDEAILLTSRGYVAEGPGENIFIVRNGRLLTPGVESDILLGITRSSVIEIAGNLGIRTEEREVHREELYTADEVFFCGTAAEITPVINVDGVPVGNGKKGTITSRLQKTYFDAVTGRLPEYRRWLTPVS; this is encoded by the coding sequence ATGCCGGGAAAGGTTTGGCTAGACGGGAAAATTGTTGATTATGACAGCGCAAGGGTACCAATCCTGACGCATTCCCTGCAGTACGGTACCGGGATATTTGAGGGCATAAGGGCCTATGAGAATTCTGGAGTTGCTTCTATTTTCAGGCTCAGTGATCATGTAAAGAGGTTCCTAGACACGGCACGTGTTTACCACATGAATCTTGGCTTTTCTCCCAGTGATCTTGAGGAAGCCATCATTGAAGTTGTCAGGGCAAATGCCCTTAAGGCATGCTACATCCGTCCATTCGCGTACTATGCCAGCGATGATATATCGCTGTCAACTAAAGGGAAGAGGGTTAGCGTTGCCGTTGCTGCAGTTCCATTCGGGCAGTATTTCGGAGACAAATTGTCCCAGGGTGTGAAATGCCGCGTATCCTCATGGAGACGCATAAATTCTGACATCCTTCCTGTCCAGGCCAAGGCCAGCGGAAACTACCTCAATTCCATCATAGCCTCCATGGATGTGGAAGGCACGGATTTTGATGAGGCCATACTGCTCACCTCAAGGGGCTATGTTGCTGAAGGGCCGGGGGAGAACATATTCATTGTGAGGAACGGACGTCTTCTCACGCCAGGTGTGGAATCCGACATCCTGCTTGGCATCACAAGGAGTTCAGTCATTGAAATCGCCGGGAATCTGGGCATCAGGACTGAGGAGAGAGAGGTACACAGGGAAGAACTCTACACTGCGGACGAAGTATTCTTCTGCGGAACAGCCGCTGAGATCACGCCAGTTATAAATGTGGACGGCGTTCCTGTTGGCAACGGGAAAAAGGGCACCATAACCTCAAGGCTGCAGAAAACATACTTTGACGCTGTCACCGGCAGGCTTCCGGAATACAGAAGATGGCTTACTCCAGTCAGCTGA
- a CDS encoding cupin domain-containing protein produces the protein MERISLADIKWDEVSDGKLGILQSVVNSMGSGMIKFLKFKPGAVYPMHYHRDRFEWVYVVEGTIETEIDGGRKTMKKGDFHSFPVMVKHSLVAGRSGATVIVCALLCRSDTKMPETGVS, from the coding sequence ATGGAGAGAATCTCTCTGGCGGATATCAAATGGGATGAAGTCTCTGACGGCAAGCTGGGAATTTTACAGAGCGTGGTAAACTCCATGGGCAGCGGCATGATCAAGTTCCTGAAGTTCAAGCCAGGCGCCGTTTATCCAATGCATTATCACAGGGACAGGTTTGAGTGGGTATATGTTGTGGAAGGCACCATCGAAACAGAGATTGATGGTGGAAGGAAGACCATGAAGAAGGGGGATTTTCACTCTTTTCCAGTTATGGTCAAGCACTCCCTGGTGGCTGGAAGATCAGGAGCCACCGTCATAGTATGTGCCCTGCTCTGCAGAAGCGACACAAAGATGCCTGAAACAGGTGTCAGCTGA
- a CDS encoding rhodanese-like domain-containing protein — translation MQLNEIQEKVQEGKILIIDARGSSDYMASHIPGSVSVPFSPYSWARAIRNWLNGQSPDIVLVAPNAETGSRGAQELTSVGLKVVHVMQDGLESWKSSGLSVASVEEITPEDLSSRLDEYVILDVREPFEWNMGTISNSLKIPMNEVPEKLGDLQKDRKYAVICAHGNRSEVVSVYLADNGFKVANVLGGMQRWVAESLPLDESY, via the coding sequence ATGCAACTGAATGAAATTCAGGAAAAAGTGCAGGAAGGTAAGATACTAATCATTGATGCTAGGGGCAGCAGCGATTACATGGCATCCCATATTCCAGGATCCGTGAGCGTTCCCTTCAGCCCGTACTCATGGGCAAGGGCAATCAGGAACTGGCTGAACGGCCAGTCACCTGATATTGTGCTGGTTGCTCCAAATGCAGAGACAGGTTCCCGGGGTGCGCAGGAGCTTACTTCTGTTGGCCTTAAGGTTGTTCATGTCATGCAGGATGGGCTGGAGAGCTGGAAATCATCCGGACTTTCTGTGGCATCGGTTGAGGAGATCACTCCAGAAGACCTGAGTTCCAGACTGGATGAATATGTAATCCTTGATGTAAGGGAGCCATTCGAGTGGAATATGGGCACAATAAGCAACAGCCTGAAGATACCCATGAATGAGGTGCCGGAGAAACTTGGCGATCTTCAGAAGGACAGGAAATACGCTGTAATATGCGCCCACGGAAACAGGAGCGAGGTGGTATCTGTATATCTTGCAGATAACGGCTTCAAAGTTGCAAATGTCCTTGGCGGCATGCAGAGGTGGGTCGCCGAATCACTCCCCCTGGATGAAAGCTACTGA
- a CDS encoding glycosyltransferase family 2 protein, which produces MFHNDREIKQLGPRLGVSLWLLAAVFFTVLSFVILHVSNTWNLFTIYATLSWSFGLPIIMMSFIGALRSRSFRMSDFKGRIPNLVIFEIPTIANEDVIPALSRVVDSIIKFAPRNLDNWRIDLVTEEWSEARDAIAEKYGSLPNFNLIVVPMEYQTESRSLNKSRALQYATEYHIGRGENSDAIWIFHLDDDASIGEDTVAAIAEHIKFKGHEYYIAQGVLAFPHHLSKSIIPKFADSMRPTDDLTRFYFFTALLKTPLVGLHGENLLVRSDVESSIGWDSGNRPISDDSCFGLRFSEKYPGKSSFLPAFTYGASPSNVRDMLKQRRRWLVDLTNLGVYGPLPWKYRLLLIYSVIFWSSMATQNIMLVILLLEGLHLIAFELITPPMAVMWAFTFSFWIWFYWNGLQINSSVSEEKMPFWKKAVIMVPLFFLVIGPLEALGGVMGIYAFLRNERKFEVIKKPT; this is translated from the coding sequence ATGTTCCACAATGACAGAGAAATAAAGCAACTTGGCCCAAGGCTTGGCGTGAGTCTCTGGCTCCTGGCCGCCGTATTCTTTACTGTGCTGTCATTTGTCATACTTCACGTCAGCAATACCTGGAACCTGTTCACCATCTACGCCACCCTCTCGTGGTCCTTCGGTCTGCCCATCATAATGATGAGCTTCATAGGGGCACTGAGAAGCAGGAGCTTCAGGATGTCTGATTTCAAGGGAAGAATACCGAACCTGGTAATTTTCGAGATACCCACCATTGCCAATGAGGATGTTATCCCGGCCCTGTCAAGGGTTGTGGATTCAATCATAAAGTTTGCGCCAAGAAACCTTGACAACTGGCGCATCGACCTAGTCACAGAGGAGTGGTCTGAGGCACGGGATGCAATTGCTGAAAAGTACGGGTCACTGCCAAATTTCAACCTGATTGTTGTCCCCATGGAATATCAGACAGAGAGCAGATCGCTGAACAAGTCAAGGGCACTGCAGTATGCAACTGAATACCATATTGGAAGGGGCGAGAACAGCGATGCCATCTGGATATTCCATCTGGACGATGACGCATCGATAGGTGAAGACACCGTGGCTGCGATTGCTGAGCACATAAAGTTCAAGGGGCATGAGTATTACATCGCCCAGGGTGTACTTGCTTTCCCGCACCATCTCTCAAAATCCATAATACCGAAATTTGCTGATTCCATGAGGCCGACTGATGACCTCACAAGATTCTACTTTTTCACGGCACTTCTCAAGACCCCGCTTGTTGGCCTTCATGGAGAGAACCTCCTGGTCAGGTCTGACGTTGAGAGCAGCATAGGGTGGGACAGCGGAAACCGCCCCATTTCGGATGACAGTTGCTTCGGCCTGCGTTTCTCTGAGAAATATCCCGGAAAATCCTCTTTTCTCCCGGCATTCACCTATGGCGCATCACCATCAAATGTCAGGGATATGCTGAAACAGAGAAGAAGGTGGCTGGTGGACCTGACAAACCTTGGAGTTTACGGGCCGCTCCCATGGAAATACAGGCTTCTTCTCATCTATTCAGTTATATTCTGGAGCAGCATGGCCACCCAGAACATAATGCTGGTGATACTCCTGCTTGAGGGGCTTCATCTCATTGCGTTTGAGCTCATAACTCCCCCAATGGCTGTCATGTGGGCGTTCACATTCAGCTTCTGGATATGGTTCTACTGGAACGGGCTTCAGATAAACAGCTCTGTTTCAGAAGAGAAAATGCCTTTCTGGAAGAAGGCTGTCATAATGGTTCCCCTGTTCTTCCTGGTAATAGGCCCGCTGGAAGCTCTGGGAGGCGTGATGGGAATCTATGCATTCCTCAGGAATGAGAGAAAATTCGAGGTCATCAAGAAACCCACGTGA
- a CDS encoding type I 3-dehydroquinate dehydratase: MKRPILIGSIPVFSLDSLERKIKDSEGICDLVELRLDYMREVDPKILELLKPFAGRCILTLRSRDEGGINHFPDDIREAFLSKAVRDGFMVDVELVTSLRTGIKPFISSMHFLGKLPERSALSGLVEKARGMSKHVKIAYVPSHGSRSSMLHILEESENLSIMEIGGSPESRIAFSLLGSEMIYCHLGDPTASGQMECSRAVKIIDCIWKSL, encoded by the coding sequence GTGAAAAGGCCAATTCTCATCGGTTCAATCCCCGTATTCAGCCTTGACTCCCTGGAAAGGAAGATCAAAGATTCGGAAGGAATCTGTGATCTGGTTGAACTGAGGCTCGATTATATGCGAGAAGTGGACCCGAAAATCCTGGAATTGCTGAAGCCCTTTGCCGGGAGGTGCATCCTTACCCTGAGATCCAGGGATGAGGGCGGAATAAATCATTTTCCTGACGACATCAGGGAAGCATTCCTCTCTAAGGCCGTCAGGGACGGTTTCATGGTTGATGTTGAGCTAGTCACATCATTGCGGACGGGCATTAAGCCTTTCATATCATCCATGCATTTTCTCGGGAAGCTCCCTGAGAGATCAGCACTTTCAGGACTTGTTGAAAAAGCCAGAGGCATGAGCAAACACGTGAAGATCGCGTATGTGCCATCCCACGGTTCTCGCTCCTCTATGTTGCATATACTTGAGGAATCTGAGAATCTGTCCATAATGGAAATTGGCGGCAGTCCCGAAAGCCGCATTGCCTTTTCCCTGCTTGGATCGGAGATGATATACTGCCATCTTGGGGATCCCACGGCATCCGGGCAGATGGAATGTTCCAGGGCAGTGAAAATCATTGACTGCATCTGGAAGAGCTTATGA